The DNA window TATCTCAGCAGAATCAAGAAAGTGATAATACTGATGAACTTACAACCAATCGCGTAGTTTTTGATGTACCTGCGCTAAGTACCACATATAATCATCAATTTGATATTGAGTAGCAGCTTTGACTATATATTCTTGTGCTAAATTCAAATTATTTTCTGATTCATACAATAATCCTAAATAAAGATGACTATAAAATTTACCCTTAATTCCTTCTGATTCACCAATCTTTAAAACTTCATCAGGAGTACAATCACCAGCAAATAAATTATAAACAAATCGCATAACTCTTCTGGGGTCATTTTTGACTTTTAATAGAGAATTACTTGCGGCTTCTTTACCTTGCCAACGAGCTATACATAAATAGCGCCACACAGTTTCTTCAACATCATTAGCATTCACCGTTAAATCAATTTCAAACTGTTGAGCGCCTTCAGCAAATCTTTCTGCATAATAGTAAGATAAGCCTCGTTGCCAGAGATATGGTTTAAGCCGAGGTTCGATATTTTCAGCCGTGTCGAAATCTTGAATTGATTCAGCAATGTTAGCTAATTGAAATTTCACCATACCCCGCCGAATATAAGCTTTGGGATTATTTGGTTGACGGCGAATTAGATCATCCCAATCTTGAAGTTGATTTTCTAAAGAGTTGCTGAAAAACATGGATAGTTATTTTAAGTAATGAGCGATGAGTAATGAGTTATGAGTTATGAGTTAATAGGACTTACACAGAATTAGGAAAAAACGTAGACTTGCACATGACTTACCACAGAGTACCGCAAAGGACGCATAGAAGTAATAGGGGCTAATTTTACAAGAACGGCTAGGATACGAAGTTAAAGAGTTTGAGGGAGTTTCTACGTAAGCCCTATACTCATAACTCATAACTCATAACTCATAACTCATAACTCATAACTCATAACTCTTTTTGCGTAAGTCCTGATTAATATCCCAGCCAAGAGGTAGAAGAAATAACCAGCAATATTCGGTAATTTGGGGCTAGTTTATCAAAAATTAGGAAAAGCGCCCGTGGTTCCCATTAGAGATAATAATCCTACAGAAATTACCCCTTATGTAACTTATGGCTTAATTGCTGCTAATGTTCTGGCTTTTATTTATGAAAGTAGCCTTCCACCCCAAGCATTAGATAGTTTTTTCCATCTGGCGGCTGTAGTTCCCCGTGAACTGAGTTTAAGCTTTGCTGGGGTGTCTTTGCATCAAACAGTACCAGAGTGGGCAACTTTAATCACCTCACAGTTTTTGCATGGTGGCTTACTGCACTTGGCTGGCAATATGTTGTTTCTGTGGATATTTGGTAACAACGTTGAAGATAAATTAGGTCATGCCAAATACTTATTGTTTTATTTAGCTTGTGGTGTGTTAGCGTCTTTGACCCAGTGGTACTTCTCCCAAGATTCTAACATTCCATCTTTGGGGGCTAGTGGTGCGATCGCCGGAGTGATGGGCGCATATATTCTCCGGTTCCCCAAAGCCGAAATTCTGGGTGTTGTACCTTTAGGCATTTTCTTCCCAACTTTCCGAGTTCCCGCCTATTTCTTTTTAGGATTTTGGTTTCTTCAACAATCCTTCTACGGACTTGCTAGTTTAGAAGCACCTACTAATATTGGGATGGAAAGCGGCGGTATCGCTTACTGGGCGCACGCTGGCGGGTTTATCTTTGGGGCTATTCTTGGCCCAGTTTTGGGTTTATTTAGCGACAAATCCCCCGAAGAATCGTGGTACAGGTAACACAAGTTTGGATTGTTGATTTTAGCAAGCAATATTCCCCACTCCCCACTCCCTACTCCCCACTCCCTATTCCCCACTCCCCACTCCCTACTCCCCACTCCCTATTCCCCACTCCCCACTCCCCACTTTCTCCCAGGTGCAATTATCAAAATTTTTCAACTGCCAGCTACACAAGCTATATTGCAGTTAATTGATAATTAGGAAAAACACCTGTGTTTCCACTCTATGACGAAAACCCAACGCGAATCAAACCGTATTTCACTTACGGTTTGATTGGCATGAACGTTTTAGTTTTTCTTCATGAAGTGAGTTTGTCTAATGTCCAGTTGAATCTTTTTTTCCGCGAGTATGCTGTAGTACCCCAAGAGTTAACCTACAACTTTTCCGGTGAGTGGATAACTTTAATTACATCGCAGTTTCTCCACGGTGGTTGGTGGCACTTAATATCCAATATGGTCTTCTTGTGGGTCTTTGGCAACAACATCGAAGACCGTTTGGGTCATTTCAAATATCTGATTTTTTATTTGGCTTGCGGTGCTTTAGCCGCTTTGTCCCAGTGGGCGATAGGAATTGAGTCTCCTATTCCTTCTTTGGGGGCTAGTGGTGCAATTTCTGGAGTTTTAGGTGCATATTTAATTCGCTTTCCTCATGCCAGAATTACAACCTTAGTATTTTTAGGTTTTTTTGTCACTACAATTAGCGTTCCCGCACTGGTAGTCATTGGCATTTTCTTTATACAAAATGTCATCTCTGGTCTCGCCAGCCTGCAAGCTGCTGCTAATATGAGTGTCCAAACTGGGGGCGTTGCTTATTGGGCGCATATCGGTGGCTTTGTGTTTGGAATTATACTTGCGCCCTTGTTTGGTTTATTTAAACGTGACTATGAATAGGACTATCAAGAGTACTGATTGCTGAGTATAGAGGGTGTAAGGGCTTCGCCGTGAACTTCAGCAAGCCCTAGGTATTCAACATCCTTACACCCTTTTTCTAGCTCACGCTGGAATTTCAATCATAAATTCTGTACCTTCGCCTAAAACAGAATTGCAACTTAACTTACCACCATGAGTATCTTCAACTATTTGTCGAGCTATAGCCAATCCTAATCCCGTCCCTTTACCGACTCCTTTAGTAGTAAATAAATGGTCAAAGATTTTTTGCTTTACTTCTGTACTCATTCCTTTACCATTATCAGCAATTGAGATTTTGACGTATTTATCTGCTATCAATGTTGTAATTGTAATGCGGTTAGGATGAGCTTGAATTTCTGCAAAACTCTTACCAGTATTTGATTCATCTAAAGCATCAATAGCATTGGCAAGAATATTCATAAATACCTGATTTAACTGTCCAGGAAAACATTCTATTTGGGGTAAATCACCATAATTGGTCACAACTTCAATTGCTGGACGTTGTTCGTTAGCTTTGAGGCGATGTTTGAGGATTAAAATTGTGCTGTCAATGCCTTCATGAATATTAAATGGTACTTTGTAATCTTTATCTGCTCGTGAGAAAGTACGCAGACTAGTGCTGATATTTTTCAGGCGATCGCAAGCCATGACCATTGAATTAAGCATTTGCGGCAAATCTTCTAAGGTGTAATCTAAATCGATTCCTTCCGCATGATCTCTGATGTCATCGCCGGGATTTGATAGAACTCCTTGATATAGTTTCAGATGTGCAACAATATCTGCAAAGGCAGGTTTAGTTTGCTTTAAGGTTGCAGAAATAAAACCGAGAGGATTATTCATTTCATGAGCAACTCCAGCCACAAGATTCCCCAAGGCAGACATTTTCTCACTTTGGACAATTTGTAAATTCGCTTGTTGCAATTCATGTAATGCTGTAGCTAATTCTTGGGATTTTTGGAGAATTTCGGCTTCGGATTGCTTGCGATCGCTAATATCTTTTGTAAAGACAAAATTGTATTCTTTATCTTTAAATTTTACATAGTTAACATTGACTTCAACAGGATAAATATTGCCGGATTTATGCTGATGGTAGCTTTCAATAGTGAACGAACCTTGATTGCGAATTGCTTGCCAATGTTCTGCCCATAATTCTTGAGAAAAAACAGTATCGATGTCAAAAACGTATTTACCAATCATCTCTTCTCGACTATATCCCAACCCTTTACAAGTAGCATCATTGACATAGAAAATCCGACCATCTGGCTCAAGCCACCAGACAGAAATAGTCGTCTGATCAATTGAAATTTGATTGAGTAATGCCTTTTCCAGAGCTTGTTGCATTTGTTGGTAAAGCCGAGCATTTTCTAATGCTATGGCAGCTTGAGCCGAAAGTATCTGAACAACTTGGAGACGTTCTTTAGTAAATACTCCTGCTGCGGCGCGACTTTCAAGATATAGTATGCCTACCAAATTACCTTGCTTAATAATCGGTGTACATAAGACACTTTGGGGTTGATATATGAGCATATATTCGGCAATTATCCCCGGAATCTCTGTTTGGCAATTATCTATGACAATTGTTTGTTGCGTATTTTTGACATAATTGATAATGTTTACAGGGATATCTCGACAATCATCAAGTAATTGTGTAGAAATTGTTGTTTGTGGAGAATTTATTTCCGCATTAATTGAGGTAATGGCACGAATTTGTAAAACATCATCCTGATTGAGAATTAATGCAGATTTATCAGCACCGGAATTTTGCAGGATAATTTGGGTGAGGTTGGTAATTAACTCATCTAATTCGATATTGCTAGAAATAGTTTGAGCCGCTTTGAGTACGCTAGTAAAATCCAGGACATCGGAAATACTCGTGCTAGTAATATCAACTTGAGTCGATACAGATTTTAAAGGAAGGGGAAGGGAAGTAATAGTTTCCCAAGGATTAAGGTTGATCTGTTTTTGTTCGATGATCGGTTTGAGTAGCTGGGGATAGCGTTTTTCTAAATCCTCTGCTTTTGCTTTTGCTCCCCAACGGGCATAACA is part of the Aulosira sp. FACHB-615 genome and encodes:
- a CDS encoding rhomboid family intramembrane serine protease, producing MFPLYDENPTRIKPYFTYGLIGMNVLVFLHEVSLSNVQLNLFFREYAVVPQELTYNFSGEWITLITSQFLHGGWWHLISNMVFLWVFGNNIEDRLGHFKYLIFYLACGALAALSQWAIGIESPIPSLGASGAISGVLGAYLIRFPHARITTLVFLGFFVTTISVPALVVIGIFFIQNVISGLASLQAAANMSVQTGGVAYWAHIGGFVFGIILAPLFGLFKRDYE
- a CDS encoding rhomboid family intramembrane serine protease translates to MVPIRDNNPTEITPYVTYGLIAANVLAFIYESSLPPQALDSFFHLAAVVPRELSLSFAGVSLHQTVPEWATLITSQFLHGGLLHLAGNMLFLWIFGNNVEDKLGHAKYLLFYLACGVLASLTQWYFSQDSNIPSLGASGAIAGVMGAYILRFPKAEILGVVPLGIFFPTFRVPAYFFLGFWFLQQSFYGLASLEAPTNIGMESGGIAYWAHAGGFIFGAILGPVLGLFSDKSPEESWYR